From Chitinophagales bacterium, one genomic window encodes:
- a CDS encoding methionyl-tRNA formyltransferase, producing the protein MMRRKLRIAFFGTPDFAVASLKKILEMGWNVVAVITAPDKPSGRGQQLSVSEVKKYALDQHLNIYQPEKLKSPDFVELYKSLNIDLAVVVAFRMMPEVIWAAPRIGTINLHGSLLPNYRGAAPINWAIINGEKETGVTTFFINHEIDKGDLLFQKTCKIEDSDNFGTLYTKLKEIGADLLHETLVRIEEGNYQSSKQEFKPSDKAAPKIDKDILEIKDFQSSEAIHNLVRGLIPVYKPFFTYKDKKYIVKNGRFSLEAINEEPGDIVTDNLSYLKIACNNGYYWITDIQAEGKKPMDIKSFFNGNQI; encoded by the coding sequence ATGATGAGAAGGAAATTAAGAATAGCTTTTTTTGGTACTCCCGATTTCGCGGTAGCCAGTTTGAAAAAAATATTAGAGATGGGCTGGAATGTGGTTGCTGTCATTACTGCCCCAGATAAACCAAGTGGTAGAGGACAGCAATTAAGTGTATCAGAAGTTAAGAAATATGCATTAGATCAGCATTTAAATATTTATCAACCTGAGAAGTTAAAGTCTCCAGATTTTGTCGAATTATATAAAAGCTTAAATATAGATTTAGCAGTAGTAGTAGCTTTTCGCATGATGCCAGAGGTTATATGGGCGGCACCTAGAATTGGTACAATTAATTTGCATGGCTCATTATTACCGAATTATCGCGGTGCAGCACCTATTAACTGGGCTATTATCAATGGGGAAAAGGAAACAGGAGTCACGACTTTTTTTATCAATCATGAAATAGATAAAGGTGATTTGTTGTTTCAAAAAACTTGTAAAATAGAAGACTCCGATAATTTTGGAACCCTTTATACCAAGTTGAAAGAGATAGGGGCGGATTTATTGCACGAAACACTAGTGAGAATAGAAGAAGGGAATTACCAAAGTTCTAAACAAGAATTTAAGCCAAGCGATAAAGCAGCACCTAAAATAGATAAAGATATACTAGAGATTAAGGATTTCCAATCTTCGGAGGCAATACATAATTTGGTAAGAGGGCTCATACCTGTGTACAAGCCATTCTTTACCTATAAAGATAAAAAGTATATTGTTAAAAATGGAAGATTTAGTTTAGAAGCAATAAATGAAGAACCTGGGGATATCGTCACAGACAATTTATCCTATTTAAAAATCGCCTGCAATAATGGTTATTACTGGATTACAGATATACAGGCAGAAGGCAAGAAGCCTATGGATATCAAGAGTTTTTTTAATGGGAATCAGATTTAA